A segment of the Flavobacteriales bacterium genome:
TGCTGAAGAAGGCACCCGCCCCGAGAGCGAAGGCCTCGCTGCTGGCGAAGCCTTGGCCGATGAAGGCCAGCCCAATCCCCAGCCGCAACCACCGTGTCCAAGGCCAGTGGCGCAGCGCAGTCATGACAGCAGTGCTTGCACGTTCTGCCATGGCCCACCGTTGTAGGCCTCGAAGCCCGCGCTCTTCAGTGCATCGGCCGCCATGCCACTGCGGGCGCCGCTGCGGCAGCACGTGATCACGGGCTTCTCCTTGCTGAGCTTGCCCAACTGACCTTGAAGGCGGTCGAGCGGGATGTTCACCGCGCCCTTGGGATGGCCGCTGCGGT
Coding sequences within it:
- a CDS encoding rhodanese-like domain-containing protein; this encodes MFKTLFGLGGPKVDLSQMIKEGAQIIDVRTPDEYRSGHPKGAVNIPLDRLQGQLGKLSKEKPVITCCRSGARSGMAADALKSAGFEAYNGGPWQNVQALLS